TCCGTCGCGTACCGGTATGCACCGACGGGCGATGCGATGCGAAGCGTTATCGTCGAGAGTCCTTCGGCCCTTAAGCTCGCGCCGCCTGCGCCAAGCGGCATGCTCAACGTCGCGCGGGATCTGAAGTTTGCCGAAGTCGACGCCGCCATGCCCGCCGGCGGCCCGACGCGGCTGGTGCTAAAAACCCTCGACCCCGAGAACACGGTCTTCACGATGCCGCATGATCCCCTCGCGCTCGGCATGTGCCTGTCGGAGTCCGTCCCGGTGTGGAAGCTGAATCTGGCCAGTATCCAGGTTCACGCCTACCTGCCCGAGGGCGGCCCGCCCAGCCAGTTTCTGTCATCGGGCACGGGCGACCTGCTGATGTTCAACCTCAGCGCGCGTCCCGGTGGGCGGCCACCCGTTCACATCAACGCCGATTTCGACGAGGTGATCTGTTACGTCCGAGGCCCGGGCGCCTGGGGCGGCTGTACGGAACCGGGGACGTTGACCTGTGTGCCGAAGGGGGTCATCCATCACGGTCCGTCGGAGGATGTTCCCGAGGGCTATCAGGCCTGGTTGCTGGAAACACGCGCGACCCTGCGCTGGACACCAAAGGCCCTTGCCGCTTCGGAGCTGATGGAAACGGGCCAATACCGGACGCATCCGGGCACGGCGAAGTGACCACTGGCGCGTAGTTCGGCTCGATCGCCAGGTTACGTTGCGGACTCGCAAGTGGATTGGGCTCGCAATCGGTTTCAATCCACTCACCCCAGCGGCGTGGCATCGATCTGCTTCAGCCGCGACGATTCAATCAAGGAGACCGAAGTTGGAAGCGAAACTTCAGCAGCTGCTGGATGAAGCGGAGATTCGCCGCGTTCATATCCGCTATTGCCGCGGCATCGATCGGATGGACTGGGATCTCGTGCGCTCGTGTTACCACCCGGATGCGATCGACAGGCACGGCGCGTACGAGGGTGGTGTCGAAGGTTTCATCGACTGGGCAGCCGAGTTGTTGCCGAACTTCGAATCGACGCAGCACTTCACCGGCAACCAGTATGTCGAGGTCCACGGCGACGTGGCGTTTGCGGAACATTATGCGCAGGCAAGCCACCGCACCAAACCCGACGGCGACAAGCCTGCGATGGACTGGGTGGTGAACATCCGCTACGTGGACCGCATGGAGCGGCGAAACGGTGAATGGCGGATTGCCGATCGGATGGTCGTACTCGACTCCCAGCGATCGGACCCGGTTCCCGGAGATCTCGCACCGCTCGAAAATTCCAATGTCGGGCGCCGTGACAAGGAAGACCCGTCGTACAGATACCAGATCGTATGACGGCTGCGGCCGGTATCTGTGGCTGGCTCCAGAGGGCCGGCCTTCGAGATCCGGTGCCCACGGTTACTGCAGTTACCTAAAGATTAGAGGAAACAATGGAAGGAAAATATCGTGTCGGTATCGTCGGCCTGAGCCCAGGGCGCGGTTGGGCGGCAACAGCTCATATTCCGGCCTTGCGGGCGTTGTCCGGCGTCTTTGAACTCGCCGGCGTGGCAAATACGAGCCTCGCGAGCGCGCAAGCGGCAGCCGCCGCGTTCGGTATCCCGCAGGCATTCGAAAGTGCCGCTGCGCTGGCCGTATCGCCGGACATCGATATCGTCGTCGTCACCGTCAAGGTTCAGCACCACAAGGACGTCGTCACGGCGGCCCTGCAGGCGGGCAAGACCGTGTACAACGAATGGCCGCTCGGCAACGGGCTCGAAGAAACCATCGCGCTTGCCGAACTCGCGCGCGAGAAAAAGGCATTGGCTGTCGTCGGCGCACAAGCGATCGCCTCCCCCGAAGTGCAGTTCATGCGCAAGCTCGTCGCAGACGGCAAGATCGGCGACGTCCTGTCTTCGACGTACGTCGGATCGGGTTTCAGCTGGGGCGACGACATCCTGCAGGGTGACGCCTACGCCATGGACAACGCGAACGGCGCGACATTGCTCTCCGTGATCGGTGGGCACGCGATTGCGGCGATCGATGCCGTCCTCGGCGATATCGAACAGATCGGCGCGGTGCTCTCGCAACGCAGGCAAACCGTGCGCGTCATCGAGACGGGCGAAACCGTCGAGATGAAAACGCCCGACCACCTCATGGCGAACGCAATTCTGCGCTCCGGAGCGCCGCTGTCGTTGCAACTCCGCGGTGGCCTGCCGCGCGGAACGAAGCTGCTGTGGGAAATCAACGGAACCGAGGGTGATCTACGCGTCACTGCGAGGAATGAGTACGTCCCGGCCGTCAACATCACGCCCTTGCGTGTCGAGTTCGGACGTAAAGGCCAGAACGGTTATGAGGAACTCGACGTCCCGGATCCGTTTCCGATCGATGCCGGCGATGCCGTTGCAGCGCGCAATGTCGCTGGCGTCTACCGGTTGATCGCCGATGACCTGCGCAACGGCACCCGCACGGCACCCAGCTTCGATCACGCACGCGCACTTCACGAAGTGCTCTATGCAATCGAGCAGTCGAGTGAAACGGGCAATCGGATCAAGGTAAGCAAGTAGCAAGCGTGTGCGGTTCTCGTATGCGCCATACACGTACATAAAGCGCGGAAACATGAGCGCGCAACGCCCCATCGCCCGTCCATAACGGGACGGGCCCGGGAGCGGAGCGCGCTGCAAGCGGGTTGCAGACCAGACAGCAGGTTGTCGTCACGCGAATGGCGAGCGTGATAAGGAGAAGATGATGGCTAGCGCAGCAAAGTCATTACGCTCGATGGTGGAAGACTGGCTTGCTCCCACCTCGATGGACATGGTGCATGTGATCGAATTCAAGAACCAGCGTGCGACGCGGCAATGCTACGTGTGCGTCGAAGCACGCAGGGCCGCCGGAACCGCCGCAATGTTCTTCTTTCACCACAACGACGGACTCTGGTGTGTTTTTCCGCCGAGGCGGGAGCGCCCCACGATGCGCGTGGCCTGAGCGCGCCGCCGTTCTCCGCGCATCGGGCACCCATAGCCGTTGTGCCGACGGCGGGCCGACGGCTAGTCGATCACAGAGTCGCTCTGAGACATCAGCGTCAAGTTGTCTTCGATCTGGTGCATGACTTTCCAGAAAACTTCGAGATCCTGCGCGGGGATGCCTTCGAGCGAAGCCGAAATCATCTCGGTGAGTTCAGGCAGCATTTCGTCGACAAGGCGTCGTCCTTCATCCAGCAGGCTGACGTAGTACTTTCTTCTGTCCTTGGGGTCGCGCGTCCGTCGCACGAGATTGCGCTTTTCCATTCTATCGAGCGCCGGTACGGCCGTCGTCGATGCAATGCCTACCCGTTTGCTGAGTTCGAGCTGGTTCATCTCGCCGCGTTCTGCCAGAACCCGAAGATAGAACCAGTGCGCAACCGAAATGCCTTCCTTGTCCAGCAACTTCTGGCCTTGTGCGTCGTAGAGGCGATACATCGTACGAGCCATCCATGGCACGGTTCGGCCGCGGTCGTCAAAGACGTCCGTGCGCTCACCACCCGTCGCTTCCAGCCTCTCGAGTGCTTCATGCACTGCATTCGAACTCGACTTTGACATTGGCCACTCCTCAACTGGTGCCACGCGGCCGGCAACGCACGGACCAAGCGGCGAGCGTTACGCTCTCGATACAGGGCGTTCCTTCGCGCTCTTGATTGTGTTCAATCTAAATCATTCTATTTTATATAGCATTATCTGTTTTAAGATGATCCGACTCATGATGATAATACCTCGGATGACAGAACCGACGCATCAAACGCAAAGCAGCATCAAATGGCGAGAAATCCTCCATCGACGGCCAGTTCGGCTCCCGTCACGAAGGAAGCCTTGTCCGAAAGAAGCCAGACAACAGCGGCAGCAATCTCCGCCGGAACACCGATTCTTCCCAGTGGATGACTGGCTCGAATCTTCTCGATCAAATCGGCAAATTGCGGATCGGACACCAGCGCCTGAACCATCGGTGTGTCCACCGCACCTGGGAGGACGGCGTTGACCCGGATATGCCTGTCGCCGTAGTCGACCGCTGCGCCTTTTGTCAGGCCCAGCACACCGGCCTTCGAGC
The Paraburkholderia terrae genome window above contains:
- a CDS encoding homogentisate 1,2-dioxygenase; its protein translation is MSGKPHDAAPPPVQLWTRDGFQGALSVVTRATYAPDYLSVQGPHAPRRAVLERLTPDDHDDPEALPTTVATSRLGVKLHVSGRRKPMPYVVRNVEADEIHFIQSGTVRFETDVGCLTATEGDFVCIPRSVAYRYAPTGDAMRSVIVESPSALKLAPPAPSGMLNVARDLKFAEVDAAMPAGGPTRLVLKTLDPENTVFTMPHDPLALGMCLSESVPVWKLNLASIQVHAYLPEGGPPSQFLSSGTGDLLMFNLSARPGGRPPVHINADFDEVICYVRGPGAWGGCTEPGTLTCVPKGVIHHGPSEDVPEGYQAWLLETRATLRWTPKALAASELMETGQYRTHPGTAK
- a CDS encoding nuclear transport factor 2 family protein, which codes for MEAKLQQLLDEAEIRRVHIRYCRGIDRMDWDLVRSCYHPDAIDRHGAYEGGVEGFIDWAAELLPNFESTQHFTGNQYVEVHGDVAFAEHYAQASHRTKPDGDKPAMDWVVNIRYVDRMERRNGEWRIADRMVVLDSQRSDPVPGDLAPLENSNVGRRDKEDPSYRYQIV
- a CDS encoding Gfo/Idh/MocA family protein; translation: MEGKYRVGIVGLSPGRGWAATAHIPALRALSGVFELAGVANTSLASAQAAAAAFGIPQAFESAAALAVSPDIDIVVVTVKVQHHKDVVTAALQAGKTVYNEWPLGNGLEETIALAELAREKKALAVVGAQAIASPEVQFMRKLVADGKIGDVLSSTYVGSGFSWGDDILQGDAYAMDNANGATLLSVIGGHAIAAIDAVLGDIEQIGAVLSQRRQTVRVIETGETVEMKTPDHLMANAILRSGAPLSLQLRGGLPRGTKLLWEINGTEGDLRVTARNEYVPAVNITPLRVEFGRKGQNGYEELDVPDPFPIDAGDAVAARNVAGVYRLIADDLRNGTRTAPSFDHARALHEVLYAIEQSSETGNRIKVSK
- a CDS encoding MarR family winged helix-turn-helix transcriptional regulator; the encoded protein is MSKSSSNAVHEALERLEATGGERTDVFDDRGRTVPWMARTMYRLYDAQGQKLLDKEGISVAHWFYLRVLAERGEMNQLELSKRVGIASTTAVPALDRMEKRNLVRRTRDPKDRRKYYVSLLDEGRRLVDEMLPELTEMISASLEGIPAQDLEVFWKVMHQIEDNLTLMSQSDSVID